A region from the Salminus brasiliensis chromosome 22, fSalBra1.hap2, whole genome shotgun sequence genome encodes:
- the LOC140543674 gene encoding urotensin-2 receptor, whose product MLNHSLLKATQSVGIQEEMTTVSVESLVAKVDRILNATETPVEASAEDMAATFTIGTILSVMCLVGVSGNIYTLVVMCHSMRAAASMYIYIVNLAMADLLYLLTIPFVVCTHFLKGWYFGDVGCRTLISMDFLTMHASIFTLTVMSTERYFAVLKPLDTVKRSKSYRKAIALLVWTASLILTLPMIIDVELKTENSKSMCQTTLSPLSYKIYISSLFCTSIVAPGVIIGYLYICLARAYWISQTETFKHTQKLPNHKVLYLIFTIVLLFWACFLPFWIWQLLGQFKPEMVLSTKARRNINYLTTCLTYSNSCINPFLYTLLTKNYKEYLRKRQRTWMAGSYFNRRNRFQRSPRRSLSSSSQQCTESFMLTHTSRTNNSSL is encoded by the exons ATGCTAAACCACTCTTTGCTGAAAGCCACGCAGTCTGTGGGAATTCAAGAAG AGATGACCACCGTGTCAGTGGAGTCCCTGGTGGCAAAGGTGGATAGGATTCTCAACGCCACCGAGACTCCGGTGGAGGCATCTGCTGAGGATATGGCCGCTACCTTCACCATCGGCACGATCCTGTCTGTCATGTGCCTCGTGGGCGTGTCAGGAAATATCTACACCCTGGTGGTCATGTGCCACTCCATGCGCGCAGCTGCTTCTATGTACATATACATTGTCAACCTGGCAATGGCTGACCTGCTCTACCTGCTCACCATTCCCTTTGTGGTGTGCACCCACTTCTTAAAGGGCTGGTACTTTGGTGATGTAGGATGCAGGACTCTCATCAGTATGGACTTTCTCACCATGCACGCCAGCATTTTCACCTTGACTGTGATGAGCACAGAGCGATACTTTGCAGTTCTCAAGCCTCTGGACACAGTCAAGCGCTCCAAGAGCTACCGCAAGGCCATTGCTCTCCTGGTGTGGACAGCCTCATTGATTCTAACCCTTCCCATGATCATTGACGTAGAGCTCAAGACGGAAAACTCCAAGTCAATGTGTCAGACCACGCTGAGCCCTCTGTCTTACAAGATTTACATCTCCTCGCTTTTCTGCACCAGCATCGTCGCCCCGGGGGTCATAATCGGCTACCTTTACATCTGCCTGGCACGTGCCTACTGGATCTCGCAGACTGAGACTTTCAAGCACACTCAGAAGCTGCCTAACCACAAAGTTCTGTACCTCATCTTCACGATCGTTCTCCTCTTCTGGGCCTGCTTTCTGCCCTTCTGGATCTGGCAGCTCCTGGGCCAGTTCAAGCCAGAGATGGTCCTGTCCACCAAGGCCAGGCGTAACATCAACTACCTTACCACCTGCCTGACCTACAGCAACAGCTGCATCAATCCATTCCTCTATACCCTTCTCACCAAAAACTACAAGGAGTACCTGCGGAAGAGGCAGAGGACCTGGATGGCTGGGAGCTATTTCAACCGAAGAAACCGCTTCCAGCGCTCGCCTCGGCGCTCCTTGTcctccagcagccagcagtgtACGGAGAGcttcatgctcacacacacgTCACGCACCAACAACAGCAGTTTGTGA